TGACAGCCGGAAACAGGATTACCCTCAACGGTATCGTCAGACCGGTCGAGAAGCAGGAACGCGACAAATCCACAATCTTCGAAATCTATCTCGATGTGCTCTCGGTGGAGTTCCAGCAGCACGAATACGATGAGATCAACATCACCGATAAGGACGAAGAGGCAATCAAGGAGATGTCGAAGGACCCCCTGCTCTTCGAGCACATCGTGGCCTCCATCGCACCCACCATCTATGGAATGACTGAGGTCAAGCAGGCCATCGCTCTGCAGCTCTTCGGAGGATGCCACAAGGTCTACGACGACGGTTCCACCACCAGGGGAGACACCCACATCCTGCTCGTCGGAGACCCCGGTGTGGCAAAGTCCCAGATCCTGCGTTACATGAGTAATCTCGCTCCCAGGGGAATCTTCGCTTCCGGTAAATCCGCATCCGCGGCAGGACTGACCGCAGCCGCCGTGAAGGATGATTTCGGAGGCGACGGATACACCCTCGAGGCAGGAGCCCTGGTCCTGGCGGACAAAGGTCTCGCCTGTATCGACGAGTTAGATAAGATGTCCGAGCAGGACAGGTCATCTCTCCACGAGGCCATGGAATCGCAGAAGATCTCCGTCGCCAAAGCGGGAATCACCGCCACCCTGCAGTGCAGGTGCTCCATGCTGGCGGCTGCCAACCCCAAGGAGGGTAGGTTCAATAAGGAGGCGGACACATTGGCCTCGCAGATTGACCTGCCTCCTGCGCTGATCTCCCGTTTCGATCTGATCTTCGCACTCACCGACACGCCCAACGAGAGGCATGATCGTGAAATCACACAGTTCATTCTCAATGTCCATCGCCGCGGACAGGCACTCCAGCACGGCGATAATGAGAAGATTGAAGGCATCGACCTCAAGAAGATCAAGGAACAGTCCTCCAATGTGAAACCCTACTACAAGCAGGAGGACCTCAGGAAATACGTAGCGTATTCCAAGCGTCTTACCCCCGTCATGACCGAGAAGGCCCTCAAGATGATCGAGGACGCCTTCATGCAGATCAGGATGGATGGTATGAAGCACAACACGATCTCCATCACCGCCAGGCAACTGGAGGCTTATGTGCGTCTCTCTGAGGCTTCCGCCAAGATGAGGCTGAGTCCCCGTGTGGAAGAGGTCGATGCGGAGCGTGCCATCAAGCTCATTTACTACTATCTCAGCAAACTCGCACCCAATGACGGCGGAAGCTTTGACATGGACCGTGTGATATCCACCAGTTCCAACAAGAGCCGCAACGTGATGAAGGTCATCCAGGGAATCATCAGTACCCAACCCAACGGAATGACCATCAAAGAGATCAAGATGACCGCTGAAAGCGAAGGCATTTCGGCAGAAGAGGTCAACACCGCCATGGAGAAACTGAACAACAGCGGATCGGTTTACCGTGATAGCAACGGTGCCTACAAGATGGTGTGATCATGTCCGAAAAGTTCTATTTCAAAGTGCACAAGCACCCCACCGAGACCGTCGTCGCCATCTGCGACGAGGAGATACTCGGTCAGACCTTCAAAGGGGACGGGATGACTTTCAACGTCACCGAACCCTTCTACAAAGGCGTGCTGGCGGATGAGCAGTTCATCCTGGATAACATCGGTCAGTTCACCATCCTGAACATCGTGGGCAACCGTATCGTAGAACTCGCTCTCCGCGAGGGATTCATCAGCGGTGCCCGTATCCTCACCATCGGTGAGGTGAAGCACGCCCAGGCGGTGAGGATGTGAACGGTTTCTGCGTCGAGTGCGGCATCCCCGCTGAGCATACCGTCAACGGTCTCTGCATGACTTGTTTCCTCAAGGACCGCATGCTCGTATCCCTCCCAGATCATGTCGATTTATTCGTTTGCACCAGCTGCGGGCAGTTCCTTTGGAGGGGAGAGTATCAGTCAATGGCGCCCGAGAAGGCAATCTCCCTCTCGGCCAAGTTCGCTCTCAACATTATCAAGGAAGCAAAGCTGATCAGCAGCACTTCCACCATCGTTCCCCGCGACAATTACAACTTCGCGGTCACGGTGAACTGCAAACTCGCCATCGCGGACTTTGAGGCAGATGCATCCGCATCCACAATCGTCCGTGTGAAGAACACCGTCTGCAAGATATGCTCCCGCAGGACCGGTAACTATTACGAGGCGATCCTGCAGATCCGTACTTCCGAGAAGACACTGTCCCAGGATATGCAGGACGAGGTCCTGGAGAAGGTCGAACGTTTCGTCGACGATGCCGCCACGACCAACCCCAACGCATTCATCACTAAGATGGAGATCGTCCCCGGCGGGGTCGATGTCTATCTTTCCATGATCGCCCTCGGCAGGGAGCTTACCAAGGAGCTCGGAGACATCTACTGCGCCGAGACCGACGAGTCCTCCAAGCTGGTGGGACAGACCCGTGACGGACAGGATATGTACCGTGTATCCTACCTGGTCCGTCTTCCCGAGTTCCACCTCGGTGATGTGGTCCGTTACGGTAAGAAATACTACCTTCTCACCCGTGTCTCCAATTCCGGCGGCAAGATCAAGTCGCTCACCAATTTCGCTGATATGACCGTCAGACGCCCCAACATGCCCGAACTCAAGGTCTACGCCAAGGCCACCGAGCTGGAGACCGCTGACGTCATCTCCCAATCATCCGGCGAGATCCAGGTCATGGATCCCACCAACTACTCCGTCAAGGATATCCTGGTCCCCCGCGACGCCGTCATCGGCGATTCCGTCAAGGTGGTCAGGATCGACGGGATTCTCTACTATGTGCCTCAGTGAGGAATGAATATGGTCGTAAAACTTCCTGAACCCAGAGAAAAGATCATCGAGAACCTGCTTCGTCTGGCCAACACCAGGCTGCCCGCCGACATCGGATGGGCCCTGGAAGCGGCGGCGGGCTGGGAGTCCAACCCCGCTGCGGCCACCCAGCTGGCAGCTATCATGGAGAACGTCCGCAAGGCGGAGCACCTCTCCAAGCCCATGTGCCAGGATACAGGTATCCCCATCTTCTATGTCAGGGGGAAGTTCGACAGTTCCATCGTGAAGGACATCCGCGAGGCGGTGGAGAACTCCACCAAGGCCATCCCTATGAGGCCCAACACCGTCGACCCCATCGTCCGCACCAATTACGGCAACAACCTCGGAGAGGGTATGCCCTGCGTACACTTCATCCCTACCGACGACGATTTCACAGAGATCTCACTGCTCTTGAAAGGCGCCGGTTCGGAGAACATGACCCGCCTGAAGATGCTGAACCCCTCCGACGGAATGGAAGGTGTGAAGAGGTTCATCATCGAATCCGTCATCGATGCCGGAGGACGTCCCTGTCCTCCAGGAATCGTCGGAGTGGGTATCGGCGGTA
The sequence above is a segment of the methanogenic archaeon ISO4-H5 genome. Coding sequences within it:
- a CDS encoding replicative DNA helicase Mcm, whose protein sequence is MMQFDENDVTEVWNEVLAKDEYRRMIQEIADTFPVMRSVNVKYNDIDLINTDIATFILEEPDKCLEWGVKVIQAAMPSSWDPKNLIHLRIINLPHDMKVDVRKLRENHLGKLVAIEGLAKKVSSVKPRMTLARFVCSRCGAEVWETQSGMFLREPLACPNPNGTCNKQGNRFILDNKRCKFIDTQKIEIQENPEGLRGGAQPEKISGYVEDDIAGLLTAGNRITLNGIVRPVEKQERDKSTIFEIYLDVLSVEFQQHEYDEINITDKDEEAIKEMSKDPLLFEHIVASIAPTIYGMTEVKQAIALQLFGGCHKVYDDGSTTRGDTHILLVGDPGVAKSQILRYMSNLAPRGIFASGKSASAAGLTAAAVKDDFGGDGYTLEAGALVLADKGLACIDELDKMSEQDRSSLHEAMESQKISVAKAGITATLQCRCSMLAAANPKEGRFNKEADTLASQIDLPPALISRFDLIFALTDTPNERHDREITQFILNVHRRGQALQHGDNEKIEGIDLKKIKEQSSNVKPYYKQEDLRKYVAYSKRLTPVMTEKALKMIEDAFMQIRMDGMKHNTISITARQLEAYVRLSEASAKMRLSPRVEEVDAERAIKLIYYYLSKLAPNDGGSFDMDRVISTSSNKSRNVMKVIQGIISTQPNGMTIKEIKMTAESEGISAEEVNTAMEKLNNSGSVYRDSNGAYKMV
- a CDS encoding NMD3 family protein; this translates as MTCFLKDRMLVSLPDHVDLFVCTSCGQFLWRGEYQSMAPEKAISLSAKFALNIIKEAKLISSTSTIVPRDNYNFAVTVNCKLAIADFEADASASTIVRVKNTVCKICSRRTGNYYEAILQIRTSEKTLSQDMQDEVLEKVERFVDDAATTNPNAFITKMEIVPGGVDVYLSMIALGRELTKELGDIYCAETDESSKLVGQTRDGQDMYRVSYLVRLPEFHLGDVVRYGKKYYLLTRVSNSGGKIKSLTNFADMTVRRPNMPELKVYAKATELETADVISQSSGEIQVMDPTNYSVKDILVPRDAVIGDSVKVVRIDGILYYVPQ
- a CDS encoding fumarate hydratase alpha subunit FumA, whose protein sequence is MVVKLPEPREKIIENLLRLANTRLPADIGWALEAAAGWESNPAAATQLAAIMENVRKAEHLSKPMCQDTGIPIFYVRGKFDSSIVKDIREAVENSTKAIPMRPNTVDPIVRTNYGNNLGEGMPCVHFIPTDDDFTEISLLLKGAGSENMTRLKMLNPSDGMEGVKRFIIESVIDAGGRPCPPGIVGVGIGGTADECVAMAKRALLEPLDEEDPDPEIQALEEELFVKINQSGLGPMGLGGDTTVLGVKVRKSACHTASLPVAVNIGCWATRRASVRITESDVVYSQGARI